From the Actinopolymorpha singaporensis genome, the window CCACCGAGGCGGCGCCGAGCTCGACTCCCAGCCGTACGCCGGGGCCGGGCCCGAGCTGGTTGGCGTGCAGCCGGGCCGACAGCCCGGCCGCGATCCCGGCCGTGAGCACCGCGCGGGACTCCTCGGCGTCGAACGCGCCCCGGTCACAGAAGACGTCGACCCACCGGGCCGCCGGGGCGCAGGCGGCCAGCATGTCGCCGCGTACGAGGTCTACGTAGTCGTCACGGCGCCCGGCGTACTCCGGTGGTACGACGTGTGCGCCGAGATAGGTGGTCTCGGTGGTGAGGGAGGCGGCCACCGCGAGGGACCGGCCCTCGTCGCGCACCGTGAGGCCGTAACCGCTCTTGATCTCGACCGTGGTCGTGCCGCCGGCCAGCATCTCCGCGACCAGGGCGCTCGCCCGCGCGTGGAGGACCTCGTCCGGTGCCGCCCTGGTCTCGCGCACGGTGGCGCCGATCCCGCCCGCGTCGTAGGGGCGGCCGCTCATCCGGGCGGTGAACTCTTCCGCCCGCTCGCCTGCGAACACCAGATGGGCGTGGCTGTCCACGAACCCGGGAAGCACGGCCCGGCCGCCGCACCCGACCCGGCTGTCCGCGACCGGCGCGGACGTGGCAGGTCCGACCCATCGCAGGACGCCGCCCTCCACGAGCACCGCGGCGTTCCGCACCTCGCCGAGCGGGCCGTCGCGCTCCGGGTCGTTCGTGACGAGCAGACCGATGTCGTCCAGCAGGACGGTGACCATCCGTCGAGCCTGCCCCACTTCGGCCCAGCCTGCCTGGCTTTTCCGGACCCGACCATGGGTGAGTCGCGACACTCGTGGCGGCCCTCGACCCACGACCCACGACCGATGAGTTTCTCGTGCGTGGCCGGTCTCCCCCGCATGAGCACACCCAGGAACGCCCTGTCCGACCCGCGCGTGGTCGAACGCCCCGACCAGCCCTACGCCGGAATCACCGAGCGCGTCACGATGCGCACTATCAACCGGATTGCCGACCGCATGCCGGAGATCTTCGGCTGGCTGGCCGAACGCGACGTCGCCCCGGCGTCGGCGCCGTTCTTCCGCTACCACGTCATCGACATGGAACGCGAACTCGAGGTCGAGGTCGGCGTCCCGGTGGCCGTCCCGATCGCGGACGACGGACCGGTCCGCGCCGGCGTGCTCCCTGCGGGGAAGTACGTCACGCTGACGCATGTCGGCCATCCGGACCAGCTCGTCGACGTCACCGCGAGGCTGCTGGCGTGGGCCGCCCACCAGGGGCTCGCGTTCGACGTCGAGGAGAGCGAACGCGGCGACCGTTGGGGATCGCGGCTGGAGATCTGGCACACCAACCCGGCCGAGCAACCCGACCCGTCGAAGTGGGAGACCGAACTCGCGTTCCGTCTCGCCTGAGCTGCGGGGGGTTGCTCAGGATCGGGGGGCGCAGAGCTGGATGCTCGAGTTGCCGGCCGGGGGGTCGGACTGCGGGTCGAACGAGACGTCGTCCCGGTGCTCGACCCCCAGCACCTTCCAGCGCAGGGTGACTGAACCGGCCCGGGTCCTACGAACCGGAGCCGGTCACAGTCGAGGGTCGACCGGCTCGGACTCCAGTGCGAGAACCGCGAAGACCGACTGGTGGACCTTCCAGAGGGGCTGGTGGCCGACGAAGGCGGTCAGTGCCTCCAGTCCCAGTCCGTGCTCACGATGGGCGAGCTGGCGTTTCTTCCCCAAGTGGCGCCCACGGAGCACGTCGAGGGACTCGGTGTAGTCGGGGCCGTAGATGATCCGGAGGTACTCCCGGCCACGCACCTTGATGCCGGGCTGGATCCGCCCATGCACGAGTGCGCGGGCTTGACCACCATGCCCTCTCCCCCGTCAGCCGTCAGGTCCAGCCACCACCGGGTGGCCGCGTCGCGTTCGTCTTGCGAGGCGAGGTCGACGAAGCGGTGCCGCGTCGGCGTGATCAAGTCGTCCTCCAGCTTCGCGAGCTCGGCGAGGTGCCACTCGTGCGACTCGGTGAGCGCGAGCGCGCGGCCCTCGCAGGCGAGGATCTGGAACGGCGCGAGGGTCACTCCGTCCAGCCCGTCGGTGGGCCGGACGTACGCGGCGTAGGCGTCCCGGAAGGCCTCGGCGTTCCTCAGCCGCCGCCGCGACCGGTCGAGAGCGTCACCGACGTCGAGTCCGCGCGACGCCGCCTGCTCCAGTACGGCCAGTGCCTCGGGCAGCACGGTGCGGGCAGCCGCGCACACCGAGGCGTACTGCGCCTTGATGAGGTCGAGCGCCTTGGCCGACCAGGGCAGGAGTTCGCAGTCGAGGGCGAGCCAGTCCGTGTCCAGCGACTCGAACAGCGGCTCGGCCGCGAGGCGCAGCCGGTCGACGAGATCGGCGGTGTCGGTGAAGAACGGCCGGCCGGTGCGCGTGTAGACCACGCCGGTGGTACCGTCCCCCACTCCGAAGCGGCGTTCGGCGGCGTCGGCGTCCTTCGCGATCACCGCGACGGCGCGCGAGCCCATGTGCTTCTCCTCGCACACCACGCGCGAGACACCCCACCCGGCGTACTCCTCGAAGGCCTGCTCGGGGCGCTCCAGGAAGCCCTCGGTCGCGGAGGTCGCGACCGGCGACATGGTGGGCGGCAGGTAGATCAGCCACCGCGGGTCGACCGCGAAACGGCTCATGATCTCCAGCGCGGCCGCGGCGTTCTCCTCCGGGATCTTGACCTTGCCGGCGTGGGTGGTTTCCAGCCAGCGGGTGCCGGCGACGTCGCCGATCCGCAGCACCGAGGCCTCCCGGTCCGCCATGGCCGTCGCGAGGGGGCGGACCGGCTCGTACCACTGCTGTTCGGCCGGGACGGACACGATCTCGCGCTCGGGGTAGCGCAGCGCGGTGAGCGCGCCACCGAAGACGGCGCCGGTGTCCAGGCAGATGGTGTTGTTGATCCACTCCGCCGCCGGGACCGGGGTGTGGCCGTAGACGACGACCGCCTGACCGCGGTACTCCTGCGCCCACGGGTGGCGGACGGGCAGGCCGTACTCGTCGGTCTCCCCCGTCGTATCGCCGTACAGCGCGAACGAACGCACCCGGCCCGACGAGCGCCCGTGGTAGGACTCCTTCAGCCCGGCGTGCGCGACCACCAGCTTCCCGTCGTCGAGGACGTAGTGGCTGAGGAGGCCGTCCATGAACGTGTACGCCCGGGCACGGAACTCCTCCGGCTCGCTCTCCAGTTGGGCGAGCGACTCGGCCAGGCCGTGGGAGACGGTCACCTTGGAGCCCCTGAGCGCACGGACGAGCTTGGCTTCGTGGTTGCCGGACACGCAGAAGGCGTTGCCGGACGTGACCATTCCCATGACGAGGCGGAGTACGCCCGGGGTGTCCGGGCCGCGGTCGACGAGGTCGCCGACGAAGGCGGCCTGCCGGCCCTCCGGGTGCGTGGCGCCGACCGCCGCGTTGCCTGCGTACTCGATCTTCCAGCCGAGTTCGGCGAGCAGGGTGCGAAGCTCGGACGCGCATCCGTGCACGTCCCCGATGAGGTCGAAGGGGCCGTGCTCGTCCGTGCGGTCGTTCCAGGGGCGCTCGCGAACGATCTCGGCGCCGTCGATCTGGTCGGCACCACGCAGGACGTGGACGCGGCGGAACCCCTCCTTGTTCAGCCGCCGCACCGACCGCCTGAGATCGCGGTGCTGGCGGGAGACGACGTGAGCGCCGAAGTCGCGCTCGGGGCGCTGCCGGTTGCGCTCGACCGCGACCTGCTCGGGGACGTCGAGGACGATCGCGTCGACCAGCACGTCGTGGCTTCTGGCGAGCTTGACCAGCGTCGCGCGCGCCGCCTGCTGGACGTTGGTGGCGTCGACGACGGTGAGCAGCCCGCGGCGCAGTCGGGTGCCGGCGATGTAGTGGAGTACGTCGAAGGCGTCCGGTGTGGCCGACTGGTCGTTCTCGTCGTCTGCCACCAGGCCACGGCAGAAGTCGCTGGAGACGACCTCGGTGGGCTTGAAGTGGCGGCGGGCGAAGGTGGACTTGCCGCTGCCGGAGACACCGACCAGGACGACGAGCCCCATGGCGGGAACGGCGACCTGCTGCCGGCCAGCTGTCACGTCAGTCATCGTTGCCCTCCTTCCGGGTGAAGATCGCCAGCTGGGTCGGGGCCCCGAGGGTCTCGTCGAGGTCGCCGATACCGCGAAGGTCGACCTGGTAGCCGTACGTCCCAGCGACGCGGCCGGACCACTCGGCGAACTCCTCCCGGGTCCACTCGAACCGGTGGTCGGGGTGCCGCATGCCGGCGAGCCCTTCGTAGAGCACGTTGTACTCGGCGTTGGGTGTCGTCACGATGACGGCCCCCGGCCCGGCCGCGCCGAACACCACGCGTTCGAGCGCCTCCAGGCGGGGCGGGTCGACGTGCTCGACGACCTCCATCAACACGGCGGCGTCGAAGCCGGCGAGCCGGTCGTCCTCGTAGGTGAGGGCGCTCTGGAACAGCTCGACCCGCTCGGCCTGCCGCTCGCTCATCCGGTCCAGCCGCAGGCGCCGCGCGGCGTACTGGAGGGAGCGGGTGGAGACGTCGCTACCCGCGACGCGGGTGAACGCCGGGGTCTTCACCAGCCGGTCCAGGAACTGCCCCGGGCCACAACCGAGGTCGATCACCGTCCTCGCGCCCACCTCGAGCAGGACCTGGTGGACCGCCTCGTGTCGCTGGATGTTCAGCGGGACCCGCTTCTCCTCCGGCTGCGAGACATCCTCGTCCTCGGGCGGCTCGACGGCCTCCTCGACCTCATCGCCGAGCTCGGCGAGCCGTGCGAGCGCCGTCCGGGTGAGCCCGCTCCGGCGCCCCAGATAGCGGCGGGTGATGAGGGTGGCTTCTGGGTGACTGCCGAGCCAGCCCACGCCCGACCTCAGCAGCTTGTCCACCTCGTCGGGGCCCTGCCAGTAGTGCTTGGATTCGTCCAGCACCGGCAGGAGCACGTGCAGCTGGTTGAGCGCGTCGGCAAGCCGGACGACGCCGGTCAGCCGGAGGCGCACGTAGCGGGAGGCACCCCACTCGGCGAACGCCTCGTCGAGCGGGACGGGCTCGGCCTCGACCGCCCAGCCGAGGGGTGCGAAGAGCCGGTGCGCGATGTCGGCACCACCCCGGCACGGAAGGGTGGGAACGACGATCTCGAGAGGGATCGCCGAGTCGGCCAGCTCCTGCCGGGATGCGCATCGTCCGCTCCGGGCGGTGCTGAACACGTCCGCCATCGCCACCCCCAGCAGGGACGACGCGGCGTAGGACCGGTCGTTGACGTACTGCGCCAGGCTGAAGTCGGGAGCGTTCCTCGCCTGTGACCGTGCCAGCCGCACCGGGTCGACGTCGAGCATGAGCGCGGCGGTGCAGCGTTCCGTGGTGGCTTCGGGATAGAAGACCGTCACGGTGCCGAACGACTGCCTGAACTCCTGCACGCGGTCGGGATGCTTGTGCAGGAGGTAACCGAGGTCGGTTGCCGGCTGGTGGGTGGTCGAGACGGTCAGCAGCACGGGCTCAGTCTGCCCGAGCCGGCGGTGCGCCAGCGAGGCAAATGTTCGGCACATACGAACAGAGGCCCGGAGGAAATCCTCCGGGCCTCTGAGTTGGTAGCGGGGGCAGGATTCGAACCTGCGACCTCTGGGTTATGAGCCCAGCGAGCTACCGAGCTGCTCCACCCCGCGGCGACGTGTTAAAGAGTACGGGTCATGGTGGCCGAGTGCAAATCGGCCCCCTCCGCCGCAGGACGGGAGCATTCGCCCGGTTTGCCCCGGTCGTCGTCCCGCCCTACGGCGCAGGTCCGTGCGTCGCCTAGCCGGGCCTGGGCGCCGGCGTGGGTGTCCGGGTCGGCGTCGCCTTGGGCGTCGGTTTCGGCGTCGGTTTGCCCGCACTGTCACGCTCCGCGGCCTGGGCCTTCGCTGCCCGGCCCACCGCCTCCTGTGCCCGCGCCACCGCGTCCGCGTACCCCTTGAGGTCGCCCTTCTGCAAAGCGGCCTGCGCCTCGTCGAACGCCTTGCTCGCCTCGGCCAGCGCCGCGGCGACTGTCTCCGAGGGCTGGCTGGGCTGGTTCGGCCGCTTGCCGGGTTGCCCGGGCTGGTTCGGCTGGCCGCCGGCGTTCTCCCCGGTGTCGGCACCCGCGTCGCCCTGGAACACCATGTTCAGCGCTTCCTGCAGCGTCGTGCCCACCCCCGTCTGCCCGCCGAAGGACGCCAGCACGAGCCGGAGCAGCGGGTACGACGCGTCGCCGGAGCCGCTCTCGACGTACACCGGCTGGACGTAGAGCAGTCCGCCGCCGACCGGCAACGTGAGCAGGTTGCCCTTGGTTGCCCGGCTGTCACCGCGGGTCAGCGGCAGCAGCTTGTCGGCCACCCGGGTGTCGGAGTTGAGCTTGTTGGCGATCTGGCTCGGCCCGTCGATCTGGGTCTTGTCGGCCAGTTGCAGCACCCGGATCTTGCCGTAGTCCTTCGATCTGGCGTCGGCGTCGACGGCGACGAACGCCGCGAGGTTCTCGCGGTTGAAGTAGATGTAGGTCGAGGTGAGCGAGAACGCCGGGCTCTGCTCCCCCGGCATCCGCACCGACAGGTAGTACGCCGGCTGCTTGGCGCCCTGCTGGGTCGGGTCGGAGGGCACCCGCCACCGCTCGGTGCCCTGGTAGAAGG encodes:
- a CDS encoding GyrI-like domain-containing protein; its protein translation is MSTPRNALSDPRVVERPDQPYAGITERVTMRTINRIADRMPEIFGWLAERDVAPASAPFFRYHVIDMERELEVEVGVPVAVPIADDGPVRAGVLPAGKYVTLTHVGHPDQLVDVTARLLAWAAHQGLAFDVEESERGDRWGSRLEIWHTNPAEQPDPSKWETELAFRLA
- the hutI gene encoding imidazolonepropionase; this translates as MVTVLLDDIGLLVTNDPERDGPLGEVRNAAVLVEGGVLRWVGPATSAPVADSRVGCGGRAVLPGFVDSHAHLVFAGERAEEFTARMSGRPYDAGGIGATVRETRAAPDEVLHARASALVAEMLAGGTTTVEIKSGYGLTVRDEGRSLAVAASLTTETTYLGAHVVPPEYAGRRDDYVDLVRGDMLAACAPAARWVDVFCDRGAFDAEESRAVLTAGIAAGLSARLHANQLGPGPGVRLGVELGAASVDHCTHLTEEDVAALAGSATVATLLPGAEFSTRSPYPDARRLLDAGVTVALATDCNPGSSYTSSMAFCVALAVRDMGMTPAEAVWAATAGGARALLRDDVGVLRPGARADLTVLDAPSYVHLAYRPGVPLVREVWKDGRPVSGHAWPR
- a CDS encoding 3' terminal RNA ribose 2'-O-methyltransferase Hen1 translates to MLLTVSTTHQPATDLGYLLHKHPDRVQEFRQSFGTVTVFYPEATTERCTAALMLDVDPVRLARSQARNAPDFSLAQYVNDRSYAASSLLGVAMADVFSTARSGRCASRQELADSAIPLEIVVPTLPCRGGADIAHRLFAPLGWAVEAEPVPLDEAFAEWGASRYVRLRLTGVVRLADALNQLHVLLPVLDESKHYWQGPDEVDKLLRSGVGWLGSHPEATLITRRYLGRRSGLTRTALARLAELGDEVEEAVEPPEDEDVSQPEEKRVPLNIQRHEAVHQVLLEVGARTVIDLGCGPGQFLDRLVKTPAFTRVAGSDVSTRSLQYAARRLRLDRMSERQAERVELFQSALTYEDDRLAGFDAAVLMEVVEHVDPPRLEALERVVFGAAGPGAVIVTTPNAEYNVLYEGLAGMRHPDHRFEWTREEFAEWSGRVAGTYGYQVDLRGIGDLDETLGAPTQLAIFTRKEGNDD